The following proteins come from a genomic window of Pocillopora verrucosa isolate sample1 chromosome 6, ASM3666991v2, whole genome shotgun sequence:
- the LOC136281987 gene encoding uncharacterized protein, with amino-acid sequence MAKSTTQTVYLFNCDKTFKLDSVETLLLEVNGKCNFKVEKFHFRLNQMGELCKTTIPRLQMDFAVFVVHAHESRLSINEDNAGIGYSKIYRALLGATGDKVLIVIGGDDNYKDEEEKAKFVISRWARRKVASQFHEEYLDGRKSFIFSWSDRHRAIHVEALLHFLDTTKSGLKFEYVPTSEPVISASVTNVEREREDSPKKPEHAKGNGSYGQNDQKGTSQNEVYGGKEPDKATCDYPAGMVLLETCMRYGKISYQPLDVVQWKKSWRPSTQHESDVMERHKQTPKATVRFISDGNAAVRCVVKDVTPVWSRFWYSLRPYLYCIFFICGFWGISRCIRALRPRVCFFLWLNNQKESKK; translated from the exons ATGGCGAAAAGCACGACTCAAACCGTTTATCTTTTTAACTGCGATAAAACGTTTAAACTGGATTCAGTGGAAACGCTTTTACTCGAAGTGAACGGTAAATGCAATTTCAAGgttgaaaagtttcattttcgtcTGAATCAAATGGGGGAACTTTGTAAAACCACTATTCCTCGGTTACAAATGGATTTTGCGGTTTTTGTGGTTCATGCACATGAATCTCGTTTGTCGATCAACGAGGACAACGCCGGAATTGGTTACTCGAAGATTTACAGGGCTTTGTTAGGCGCCACTG GGGATAAAGTATTAATAGTCATTGGTGGCGATGACAACTAcaaagatgaagaagaaaaagccAAGTTTGTGATCTCACGTTGGGCGCGTAGAAAAGTAGCTTCACAGTTCCATGAGGAGTATCTTGATGGCAGGAAAAGCTTCATTTTCTCATGGAGCGATAGACACCGAGCAATTCACGTGGAAGCACTGTTGCATTTTTTGGATACCACCAAGAGTGGGCTGAAGTTTGAATATGTACCAACATCAGAACCTGTTATTTCGGCTTCAGTGACAAATGTTGAGAGAGAA AGAGAAGATTCTCCGAAAAAGCCTGAGCATGCTAAAGGAAATGGATCCTATGGACAAAATGATCAGAAAGGGACAAGTCAAAATGAAGTATATGGTGGGAAAG AACCAGATAAAGCTACCTGTGACTACCCAGCTGGAATGGTGCTCTTGGAAACTTGCATGCGTTATGGAAAGATTTCTTATCAGCCTCTGGACGTTGTGCAGTGGAAGAAAAGTTGGCGGCCTTCGACCCAACACGAATCAGACGTCATGGAACGCCATAAGCAGACACCGAAGGCTACAGTTAGGTTTATTAGTGATGGAAATGCAGCAGTTAGATGCGTTGTTAAGGACGTGACGCCTGTTTGGAGCAGGTTTTGGTATTCTCTTAGGCCGTATCTTTATTGCATATTTTTCATCTGTGGTTTCTGGGGGATAAGTCGTTGTATCAGAGCACTGCGGCCGCgagtttgcttttttctatGGCTAAACAACCAAAAAGAGAGTAAAAAGTGA